From Lycium ferocissimum isolate CSIRO_LF1 chromosome 12, AGI_CSIRO_Lferr_CH_V1, whole genome shotgun sequence, one genomic window encodes:
- the LOC132039063 gene encoding uncharacterized protein LOC132039063, which translates to MNAEGWDAQKLHSKLPINVCDHVLQELSIVEHSEEKNKALWMASTTKFHYRVLGICSEKGSNITHFSKLWLSVPFKISFFLWRLWKFKILVDDVLKRMNISIVSRCRCCLNPHQEETVQHLFLTGEFAAEIWQYYNAVVGIIAPRIQIHQKILQWWYMQGPTKLKSVMQAAPAFIYWQLWKRRNTIMLGGKMNKVKVINGINYNLQQVVKTLFIWLRNIPYDWPQMVKYLEDYKPKVGYKMVQWKCPDAGRGRVQFSCFRIGDDVGNLIYAGARRIADTTNITVESVAVFDGIEYCIKNDLVPVMIASDSLSMINIIQGVWEIPWKISMEVSKIKFWRNKGQVQFAHILREGNALADFLANLVFDFAGTARFHSFVEFPKEKKKILNSDKMMMPNFRCKI; encoded by the exons ATGAATGCAGAAGGCTGGGATGCACAGAAATTGCATAGCAAGCTACCCATTAATGTTTGTGATCATGTTCTACAAGAGTTGAGTATAGTGGAGCATTCAGAGGAGAAAAATAAAGCCTTGTGGATGGCTAGTACTACGAAATTTCACTATAGGGTGCTTGGAATTTGCTCGGAAAAAGGCTCAAACATCACTCACTTTTCAAAATTGTGGTTGAGTGTTCCATTCAAAATATCCTTCTTCCTTTGGAGATTGTGGAAGTTCAAAATACTAGTGGATGATGTACTAAAGAGAATGAATATTAGTATTGTATCTAGATGTAGATGTTGTCTAAACCCTCATCAGGAGGAGACAGTTCAACATCTATTCTTAACAGGTGAATTTGCAGCAGAAATTTGGCAATATTATAATGCTGTTGTGGGGATAATTGCTCCAAGGATACAGATTCATCAGAAAATATTGCAATGGTGGTATATGCAAGGTCCTACAAAGCTCAAGTCAGTTATGCAGGCTGCACCAGCATTCATATACTGGCAActatggaagagaagaaatacTATCATGCTTGGGGGTAAGATGAATAAAGTGAAGGTGATAAATGGGATCAACTACAATCTGCAACAAGTGGTGAAGACATTATTTATTTGGCTGAGAAATATTCCATATGATTGGCCTCAGATGGTGAAGTATTTAGAGGATTACAAGCCTAAAGTGGGATATAAGATGGTGCAATGGAAGTGTCCTGATGCTGGCAG GGGTCGAGTTCAGTTTAGTTGCTTTCGCATTGGAGATGATGTTGGAAACCTGATATATGCTGGTGCAAGAAGAATAGCTGATACAACAAATATTACAGTAGAATCTGTGGCTGTATTTGATGGTATTGAATACTGCATTAAAAATGATCTGGTGCCTGTAATGATTGCATCAGATTCTTTGTCCATGATAAACATCATTCAAGGAGTATGGGAGATTCCATGGAAGATCAGTATGGAAGTTAGTAAGATCAAGTTTTGGAGGAACAAGGGGCAAGTGCAATTTGCTCATATCCTTAGGGAAGGCAATGCACTTGCAGATTTTTTAGCtaacttggtttttgattttgcaggtacgGCTCGGTTTCATTCATTTGttgaatttccaaaagaaaaaaagaagattctCAATAGTGATAAGATGATGATGCCTAACTTCAGATGCAAGATTTAA
- the LOC132039064 gene encoding uncharacterized protein LOC132039064, whose translation MKARLRVLMQRIMLIQKYKGVVQNKFGVLNTVKEGVLSSTSTSKAEGENSNANGNKDGQSNHLETRLNNADIEQTNVDDIIQSSTQGQQRVEEVMPGINNEQGLMQQTTTQKVTDQEEALHSSWADKVEEKGMEIGERQQEGGVQGNTDRDPKEEDNVEGTSEGDPGGTNTTDRETNLRKLEVPGKEEVQIQVVHSEHDENVTIDDKELDGAKEVTEGSPSVIIHDPLQREGKVQENVQMEDLIEAISAVSTGDKMEEQMDLEQDVDPPDPPSSERALVISYTEIRQVTICRKPSPIKELHDLISHNIDVIEVEDDVRNLHKEDKEENIKQNKEDILKQADISPKSKSNNKGQKKGKKNASDKQIPLRVVPKRNAAKSNVK comes from the coding sequence ATGAAAGCAAGGTTGAGAGTGCTGATGCAAAGAATAATGTTGATTCAGAAGTACAAGGGGGTGGTGCAAAACAAATTTGGTGTTTTAAATACTGTGAAAGAAGGTGTGCTATCAAGTACAAGTACATCCAAAGCTGAAGGGGAGAATTCAAATGCAAATGGCAACAAGGATGGTCAGAGTAATCATTTGGAGACTAGGCTTAATAATGCAGACATTGAGCAAACAAATGTAGATGACATTATTCAAAGTTCCACACAAGGTCAGCAAAGAGTAGAGGAAGTAATGCCAGGTATTAATAATGAGCAAGGATTAAtgcaacaaacaacaactcaaaaGGTGACAGATCAAGAGGAAGCACTTCATAGTTCATGGGCTGATAAGGTGGAGGAAAAGGGAATGGAAATAGGAGAAAGGCAGCAGGAAGGTGGAGTGCAAGGTAATACTGATAGAGATCCTAAGGAAGAGGACAACGTGGAAGGAACATCTGAAGGAGATCCTGGTGGCACCAATACAACAGATAGGGAAACAAATTTGAGGAAATTAGAGGTTCCAGGGAAAGAGGAGGTTCAAATACAAGTTGTTCATTCAGAACATGATGAAAATGTGACTATTGATGATAAAGAATTAGATGGAGCAAAAGAGGTTACAGAGGGTTCCCCCTCAGTGATAATTCATGATCCTTTgcaaagagaaggaaaagtGCAGGAAAATGTGCAAATGGAGGATTTAATAGAGGCAATTTCTGCAGTTTCCACAGGTGACAAGATGGAGGAGCAGATGGATTTGGAGCAAGATGTTGATCCACCAGATCCTCCTTCTTCAGAAAGGGCACTGGTGATTTCCTATACTGAGATCCGACAGGTGACAATTTGCAGAAAACCTTCCCCAATCAAAGAGTTACATGACCTGATCTCTCATAATATTGATGTAATTGAAGTAGAGGATGATGTCAGAAATCTTCATAAAGAGGACAAAGAGGAGAATATTAAGCAGAATAAGGAAGACATACTCAAACAGGCTGATATATCTCCTAAGAGCAAGTCTAACAATAAGGGccagaagaaaggaaagaagaatgctAGTGACAAGCAAATTCCACTCAGGGTGGTACCAAAGAGGAATGCAGCTAAATCTAATGTTAAATGA